One window of the Pseudomonas sp. S04 genome contains the following:
- a CDS encoding ABC transporter permease has product MNWEVIIKWLPKLAQGATLTLELVAIAVILGLLLAIPLGIARSSKLWYVRALPYAYIFFFRGTPLLVQLFLVYYGLAQFDAVRSSAMWPYLRDPFWCATATMTLHTAAYIAEILRGAIQAIPPGEIEAARALGMSRPKALFYIILPRAARIGLPAYSNEVILMLKASALASTVTLLELTGMARTIIARTYLPVEIFFAAGMFYLLMAYVLVRGFKLLERWLRVDACQGR; this is encoded by the coding sequence ATGAACTGGGAAGTGATCATCAAGTGGCTGCCGAAGCTGGCCCAAGGCGCTACCCTGACCCTGGAACTGGTGGCCATCGCGGTCATCCTCGGCCTGCTGCTGGCCATTCCGCTGGGCATCGCCCGATCGTCCAAGCTCTGGTACGTGCGCGCCCTGCCCTACGCCTACATCTTCTTCTTCCGCGGCACGCCCCTGCTGGTGCAGCTGTTCCTGGTCTACTACGGCCTGGCGCAGTTCGACGCGGTGCGCAGCAGCGCGATGTGGCCATACCTGCGCGATCCGTTCTGGTGCGCCACCGCCACCATGACCCTGCACACGGCCGCCTACATCGCCGAGATCCTGCGCGGCGCGATCCAGGCCATCCCCCCGGGGGAAATCGAAGCCGCCCGGGCACTGGGCATGTCGCGGCCCAAGGCGCTGTTCTACATCATCCTGCCGCGTGCCGCGCGCATCGGCCTGCCGGCCTACAGCAACGAAGTGATCCTGATGCTCAAGGCCAGCGCCCTGGCCAGTACCGTGACCTTGCTCGAACTGACCGGCATGGCTCGCACCATCATTGCCCGTACCTACCTGCCGGTGGAGATCTTCTTCGCCGCCGGCATGTTCTACCTGCTGATGGCCTACGTCCTGGTCCGGGGTTTCAAGCTGCTGGAGCGCTGGTTGCGCGTCGATGCCTGCCAGGGACGCTGA
- a CDS encoding ABC transporter permease, with protein MIIELQGFGPALAAGALMTVKLALTALSLGLVLGLLGALAKTSPYKSLQWLGGTYSTLVRGIPELLWVLLIYFGTVNLMRALGEFFGKPDLALNAFAAGVIALGLCFGAYATEVFRGAILAIPKGHREAGVALGLSKWRIFTRLIMPQMWRIALPGLGNLFMILMKDTALVSVIGLEEIMRHAQNGVTMTKQPFTFYMVAAFMYLGLTVIAMTGMHLLEKRAARGFARSNQ; from the coding sequence ATGATTATCGAACTCCAAGGATTCGGCCCGGCGCTCGCCGCTGGCGCGCTGATGACCGTCAAACTGGCTCTCACGGCCTTAAGCCTGGGGCTGGTGCTCGGCCTGCTCGGCGCCTTGGCCAAGACTTCCCCGTACAAGTCACTGCAGTGGCTTGGCGGCACCTACTCGACCCTGGTACGCGGCATCCCGGAACTGCTGTGGGTGCTGCTGATCTACTTCGGCACCGTCAACCTGATGCGTGCCCTCGGCGAGTTTTTCGGCAAACCTGACCTGGCGCTCAATGCCTTTGCCGCCGGCGTGATCGCCCTCGGCCTGTGCTTTGGCGCCTATGCCACGGAAGTGTTCCGTGGGGCGATCCTGGCCATTCCCAAGGGCCACCGCGAAGCGGGTGTGGCCCTGGGCCTGTCGAAATGGCGGATCTTCACCCGGCTGATCATGCCGCAGATGTGGCGTATCGCCCTGCCGGGGCTGGGCAACCTGTTCATGATCCTGATGAAGGACACGGCCCTGGTCTCGGTCATCGGTCTGGAAGAAATCATGCGTCACGCGCAGAACGGCGTGACCATGACCAAACAGCCGTTCACTTTCTATATGGTCGCCGCCTTCATGTACCTGGGGCTGACCGTCATCGCCATGACCGGCATGCACCTGCTGGAAAAACGCGCCGCTCGCGGCTTTGCCCGGAGCAACCAATGA
- a CDS encoding ABC transporter substrate-binding protein, whose amino-acid sequence MQNYKKFILAAAATLVFSANAMAAEKLKMGIEAAYPPFNNKDASGQVVGFDKDIGDALCAKMKVECEVVTSDWDGIIPALNAKKFDFLVSSLSITDERKQAVDFTDRYYSNKLQFIAPKNVDFKTDKDSLKGKTIGTQRATLAGTWLEDTYGDDIKVSLYDTQENAYLDLTSGRVDGILADKYANYDWLKSDAGKNYEFKGDPVVESDEIGIAVRKGDNELRNKLNAAIKEIVADGTYKKINDKYFPFSIY is encoded by the coding sequence ATGCAGAACTACAAGAAATTCATCCTGGCCGCTGCCGCCACTCTGGTGTTCTCGGCCAACGCAATGGCTGCCGAAAAACTCAAGATGGGCATCGAGGCGGCCTACCCGCCGTTCAACAACAAGGATGCTAGCGGCCAGGTAGTCGGTTTCGACAAAGACATCGGCGACGCCCTGTGCGCCAAGATGAAAGTCGAGTGCGAAGTTGTCACCTCTGACTGGGACGGCATCATCCCGGCCCTCAACGCCAAGAAGTTCGACTTCCTGGTGTCTTCGCTGTCGATCACCGACGAGCGCAAGCAGGCCGTGGACTTCACTGACCGCTACTACTCCAACAAGCTGCAATTCATCGCGCCGAAAAACGTCGACTTCAAGACCGACAAGGACTCCCTCAAGGGCAAGACCATCGGTACCCAGCGCGCTACCCTGGCCGGTACCTGGCTGGAAGACACCTACGGTGACGACATCAAGGTCAGCCTCTACGACACCCAGGAAAACGCCTACCTGGACCTGACCTCCGGTCGCGTCGACGGCATCCTGGCCGACAAGTACGCCAACTACGACTGGCTGAAAAGCGATGCCGGCAAGAACTACGAGTTCAAAGGCGACCCAGTGGTAGAAAGCGACGAAATCGGCATCGCGGTGCGCAAGGGTGACAACGAATTGCGCAACAAGCTGAACGCCGCCATCAAGGAAATCGTCGCTGACGGCACTTACAAGAAGATCAACGACAAGTACTTCCCGTTCAGCATCTACTGA
- a CDS encoding ABC transporter ATP-binding protein, with amino-acid sequence MAEATPALEIRNLHKRYGQLEVLKGVSLTARDGDVISILGSSGSGKSTFLRCINLLENPNQGQILVAGEELKLKPAKNGELVAADGRQINRLRSEIGFVFQNFNLWPHMSVLDNIIEAPRRVLGQSKAEAIEVAEALLAKVGIADKRHAYPAQLSGGQQQRAAIARTLAMQPKVILFDEPTSALDPEMVQEVLNVIRALAEEGRTMLLVTHEMGFARQVSSEVVFLHQGLVEEQGSPQQVFENPLSARCKQFMSSNR; translated from the coding sequence ATGGCTGAGGCCACGCCCGCGCTTGAAATCCGCAACTTGCACAAACGCTACGGCCAGCTGGAGGTGCTCAAGGGCGTCTCGCTGACCGCACGCGACGGCGACGTGATCTCGATCCTGGGTTCCTCCGGCTCCGGCAAGTCCACGTTCCTGCGCTGCATCAACCTCCTGGAGAACCCCAACCAGGGGCAGATCCTGGTGGCTGGCGAAGAACTCAAGCTCAAGCCGGCAAAAAACGGCGAGCTGGTAGCCGCCGACGGCCGGCAGATCAACCGCCTGCGCAGCGAAATCGGTTTTGTGTTTCAAAACTTCAACCTGTGGCCGCACATGAGCGTGCTCGATAACATCATCGAAGCACCACGCCGCGTGCTGGGGCAGAGCAAGGCCGAGGCCATCGAAGTCGCCGAAGCCCTGCTGGCCAAGGTTGGCATCGCCGATAAACGCCACGCGTACCCGGCGCAACTGTCCGGCGGCCAGCAACAACGCGCGGCCATTGCCCGCACCCTGGCAATGCAGCCCAAAGTGATTCTGTTCGATGAACCTACTTCGGCACTTGACCCGGAAATGGTTCAGGAAGTACTAAACGTGATCCGCGCCCTGGCCGAAGAAGGCCGCACCATGCTGCTGGTCACCCATGAAATGGGCTTCGCCCGTCAGGTCTCCAGTGAAGTTGTGTTCCTTCACCAGGGCTTGGTAGAAGAGCAAGGATCGCCACAGCAGGTGTTTGAAAACCCGCTTTCGGCGCGCTGCAAACAATTCATGTCCAGCAACCGCTAA
- the vapC gene encoding type II toxin-antitoxin system tRNA(fMet)-specific endonuclease VapC: MLKYMLDTNICIFTIKNKPQIVREAFNRHNGQLCISAVTLMELIYGAEKSAAPEKNLAIIEGLAARLDVLPFDYEAAAHTGMIRSELAKAGTPIGPYDHMIAGHARSRGFIVVTNNLREFQRIPGLRVEDWVHPA, from the coding sequence ATGCTCAAATACATGCTCGACACCAATATCTGTATTTTCACCATCAAGAACAAACCGCAGATAGTGCGCGAAGCATTCAATCGTCATAACGGGCAATTGTGCATCAGCGCGGTCACTCTGATGGAGTTGATCTACGGTGCGGAAAAATCGGCCGCACCTGAAAAGAACCTCGCCATTATCGAGGGGCTGGCGGCTCGTCTTGACGTCTTGCCGTTCGACTATGAAGCCGCTGCCCATACCGGAATGATTCGCTCGGAACTTGCAAAAGCCGGGACCCCCATAGGTCCCTATGACCACATGATCGCCGGCCACGCACGCTCCCGAGGTTTCATTGTGGTAACCAACAACCTTCGTGAATTCCAGCGGATTCCGGGATTGCGCGTCGAAGACTGGGTCCACCCCGCCTGA
- the vapB gene encoding type II toxin-antitoxin system VapB family antitoxin, translated as MEQTTLFLSNRSQAVRLPKAVAMPADVKRVEVIAIGRARLITPAGEAWDSWFDGDTVSDDFMADREQPANQERESF; from the coding sequence ATGGAACAAACCACCCTTTTCCTGAGCAATCGCAGCCAGGCTGTCCGCTTGCCCAAGGCAGTCGCGATGCCCGCTGATGTGAAGCGCGTTGAGGTCATTGCCATTGGCCGTGCGCGTCTCATCACCCCGGCCGGAGAAGCCTGGGACAGTTGGTTCGATGGCGACACAGTGTCGGATGACTTTATGGCAGACCGTGAGCAGCCGGCCAATCAAGAGCGCGAGTCGTTCTGA
- a CDS encoding alpha/beta hydrolase family protein, whose protein sequence is MNLQESPSLTPTQIELELPAKPLMTSFREPAADGFALGGFTWRHAGTDQSRAVVIINAATSVRCRHYSRFAEYLCAHGFDVITYDYRGIGESRPASLKNLDASWSDWGHLDFEAMLKRAQREFPGQPIDVVGHSFGGCAAGLANSGPVIRRLVTVGAQFAYWRDYTPDLRWRMFGKWHVVMPLVTWLCGYFPGKRLGWLEDTPAGVVRDWSRSAPRFEQCPSGRVLAAKVGQLPFVAVTAKTLAISLSDDPYGTVAAIERLLGYFTRSANTHLRIAPQDIGEQQVGHFGFFRSPYQATLWPIALSWLQHGELAPDHPGRRVPRS, encoded by the coding sequence ATGAATTTGCAGGAAAGCCCTTCACTGACACCGACTCAAATCGAACTGGAACTGCCGGCCAAGCCGCTTATGACCTCCTTCCGGGAGCCCGCCGCCGACGGTTTTGCCCTGGGTGGCTTCACTTGGCGGCATGCCGGCACCGACCAGTCCCGGGCAGTGGTGATCATCAACGCCGCCACTTCGGTGCGCTGCCGCCACTACTCGCGCTTTGCCGAATACCTGTGCGCCCATGGCTTCGACGTCATCACCTATGACTACCGGGGTATTGGCGAGTCGCGCCCAGCCTCGCTGAAAAACCTCGACGCCAGTTGGTCGGACTGGGGCCACCTGGACTTCGAGGCCATGCTCAAGCGTGCCCAGCGCGAGTTTCCTGGCCAGCCCATCGATGTTGTCGGCCATAGCTTTGGCGGCTGTGCCGCGGGATTGGCGAACTCGGGGCCGGTGATCCGGCGCCTGGTGACCGTCGGTGCACAGTTTGCCTACTGGCGCGACTACACCCCGGACCTGCGCTGGCGGATGTTCGGCAAGTGGCATGTGGTGATGCCGCTGGTGACCTGGCTCTGCGGTTACTTCCCCGGCAAACGCCTGGGCTGGCTGGAAGACACTCCGGCCGGCGTGGTGCGCGACTGGAGCCGATCCGCGCCGCGCTTCGAGCAGTGCCCCAGCGGCCGCGTGCTTGCCGCAAAAGTCGGCCAGCTACCTTTCGTCGCCGTTACCGCGAAAACCCTGGCAATCAGCCTCAGCGACGATCCCTACGGCACCGTTGCCGCCATCGAGCGCCTGCTGGGCTACTTCACCCGCAGTGCCAACACTCACCTGCGAATCGCCCCGCAAGACATCGGCGAGCAACAAGTCGGACATTTCGGCTTTTTTCGCAGCCCATACCAAGCCACACTATGGCCCATTGCATTGTCCTGGCTGCAACATGGCGAACTGGCCCCCGATCATCCCGGGCGGCGAGTCCCCCGTAGCTGA
- a CDS encoding carboxypeptidase regulatory-like domain-containing protein, translating to MKRVRLFLLPLAAVGLLLFPVLAQAASYEPIDSAGVQAQPQQQNGITYLSGGIGLDESRAIEQAQGYNLHMTFAVGPQNQYTADVDVVVQKAPGQAVLTLDNAGPLVYVKLPAGKYSVIATRNGEERRDTADVGSGGASNLVFHWNDAQ from the coding sequence ATGAAACGTGTTCGTTTGTTCCTGTTACCACTCGCGGCGGTCGGTTTGTTGCTGTTCCCCGTGCTGGCGCAAGCCGCCAGTTATGAGCCGATCGACAGCGCCGGGGTGCAAGCCCAGCCACAGCAGCAAAACGGAATTACCTACCTGTCAGGCGGCATCGGCCTCGACGAGTCCCGAGCCATTGAGCAGGCCCAGGGCTACAACCTGCACATGACCTTTGCCGTGGGCCCGCAGAATCAATACACGGCCGACGTCGATGTAGTGGTGCAAAAGGCGCCAGGGCAAGCCGTGCTGACGCTGGATAACGCCGGTCCCCTGGTCTACGTGAAGCTGCCCGCCGGCAAGTATTCGGTGATCGCCACGCGCAATGGCGAGGAGCGGCGTGATACCGCAGATGTTGGCAGTGGCGGGGCAAGTAATCTGGTCTTTCACTGGAATGATGCCCAGTAG
- a CDS encoding oxidative damage protection protein has product MTRTIMCRKYNEELPGLERAPFPGAKGQDIFDHVSQKAWADWQKHQTLLINEKRLNMMNAEDRKYLQGEMDKFFSGEDYAKAEGYVPPAE; this is encoded by the coding sequence ATGACCCGCACCATCATGTGCCGCAAGTACAACGAAGAACTGCCGGGCCTGGAGCGCGCGCCCTTCCCGGGTGCCAAAGGCCAGGACATTTTTGACCACGTGTCGCAAAAGGCCTGGGCCGACTGGCAAAAACACCAGACCCTGCTGATCAACGAAAAACGCTTGAACATGATGAACGCCGAAGACCGCAAATATCTTCAGGGCGAGATGGACAAGTTCTTCTCCGGCGAGGATTACGCCAAAGCCGAAGGCTACGTGCCGCCTGCTGAGTAA
- the mutY gene encoding A/G-specific adenine glycosylase, with protein MRAEQFSTAVLDWYDRHGRHDLPWQQGITPYRVWVSEIMLQQTQVSTVLNYFDRFMASLPTVQDLAAAPEDEVLHLWTGLGYYTRARNLQKTAKIIVEQYGGEFPQDVEKLTDLPGIGLSTAGAIASLSMGLRAPILDGNVKRVLARFTAQEGYPGEPKVAKQLWATAERFTPHDRVNAYTQAMMDMGATLCTRSKPSCLLCPLEKGCEAHMLGLETRYPIPKPRKTVPQKRTLMPLLANRDGAILLYRRPSTGLWGGLWSLPELDDLGDLEHLALQHSLQLGKHTELANLIHTFSHFQLAIEPWLVQVEEAGHHVAEADWLWYNLATPPRLGLAAPVKKLLKRAADVLNAGESS; from the coding sequence ATGAGAGCCGAGCAATTTTCAACGGCGGTGCTGGACTGGTACGACCGCCACGGCCGCCATGACCTGCCCTGGCAACAGGGCATCACCCCCTACCGGGTGTGGGTCTCGGAAATCATGCTGCAGCAGACCCAGGTCAGCACTGTGCTGAACTACTTCGACCGTTTCATGGCATCGTTGCCCACGGTCCAGGACCTGGCCGCCGCACCGGAAGATGAAGTGCTGCACCTGTGGACCGGGCTGGGCTACTACACCCGCGCGCGCAATTTGCAAAAGACCGCGAAGATCATCGTCGAGCAGTACGGCGGCGAATTCCCCCAGGATGTGGAAAAACTCACCGACCTGCCGGGTATCGGCCTGTCCACCGCGGGCGCCATCGCCAGCCTGAGCATGGGCCTGCGGGCGCCGATCCTCGACGGCAACGTCAAGCGGGTGCTGGCGCGCTTTACCGCACAAGAGGGTTATCCAGGCGAGCCCAAGGTTGCCAAGCAGCTGTGGGCCACCGCCGAACGCTTCACCCCCCACGACCGCGTCAACGCCTACACCCAGGCGATGATGGACATGGGCGCAACGCTTTGCACCCGCAGCAAGCCAAGCTGCCTGCTGTGCCCGCTGGAAAAGGGCTGTGAAGCGCACATGCTCGGCCTGGAAACCCGCTACCCGATCCCCAAGCCGCGCAAAACCGTACCCCAGAAACGTACGCTGATGCCGCTGCTGGCCAACCGCGACGGCGCCATCCTGCTTTACCGGCGCCCCTCCACCGGCCTTTGGGGCGGTTTATGGAGCCTGCCGGAGCTGGATGACCTCGGCGACCTGGAGCACCTGGCCCTGCAACACTCGCTGCAACTGGGCAAACACACCGAGCTGGCGAACCTGATCCACACCTTCAGTCATTTCCAGTTGGCCATCGAACCCTGGCTGGTTCAGGTCGAGGAGGCTGGCCATCACGTGGCCGAGGCCGACTGGCTCTGGTATAACCTCGCCACCCCGCCGCGCCTGGGCCTCGCCGCCCCGGTGAAAAAACTGCTCAAGCGCGCGGCCGACGTATTGAACGCAGGAGAGTCGTCATGA
- a CDS encoding AsmA family protein: MKAFGKILGLVLLGLLLVIVALGFALTHFFDPNDYKDEIRQIARDKAHIELTLNGDIGWSLFPWLGLELHEASVATLSNPKAPFADLQMLGLSVRVLPLLRREVQMSDVRVEGLNLRLNRDKDGHGNWEDIGKAVPVAGQPEVAATSSDTTASAPVPTEKPAQPIRLDIDSLTVNNARVEYTDERTGKQFTAESIQLSTGPVHDATNIDVKLTAFLASNQPALRVRTELNGELRFERALQRYKFEDMKLSGELTGEPLQGKAVTFAAQGQVFIDKAANVAEWTGIKLSVNQLRALGELKANDLDKTPQISGALSIAQFDLAKFVDSIGQKLPAMAEGSLSKVELVSRLAATPTSLSLDNINLKLDDSTFSGRIAVEDFAKQALRVQLKADTFNADRYLPPKSADANSAAVARQAEVSSTEADALAGAGSTPLPNAPTKGAWSNDKLIPAERLSKLDLDADLTFGQLTLSQLPIHNAALKATGQGGLLTLQNLSGELYNGTFNAKGTLDVRQPVPALSMQTAINRVPAEKILESQGKNPPVKGLITLNSQLTANGNSQKTLIDSLNGNASFVINNGVLLNANLEQQLCKGIATLNRKTLSGEPRGKDTPFQELKGNLTLRNGVASNPDLKVRIPGMTVNGNGDVDLRVLGMDYRVGIIVEGDQRDMPDPACQVGEKFVGIEWPLRCRGPLELGAKACRLDNERLGQVASKLAGDKLSEKIDEKLGDKVSPELKNALKGLFKR; encoded by the coding sequence ATGAAAGCGTTCGGCAAAATCCTGGGTCTGGTACTTCTCGGGCTGTTGCTGGTCATTGTGGCCCTGGGCTTTGCCCTGACCCACTTCTTTGATCCCAATGACTACAAAGACGAGATTCGCCAGATTGCCCGCGACAAGGCCCACATCGAGCTGACGCTCAATGGCGACATCGGCTGGAGCCTGTTCCCCTGGCTCGGCCTGGAACTGCACGAAGCCAGTGTCGCGACCCTGAGCAACCCCAAGGCACCGTTCGCCGACCTGCAGATGCTCGGTCTTTCGGTGCGGGTCCTGCCGTTGCTGCGCCGCGAAGTACAGATGAGCGATGTCCGGGTCGAAGGCCTGAACCTGCGCCTGAACCGCGACAAGGATGGCCACGGCAACTGGGAAGACATCGGCAAGGCCGTGCCGGTCGCGGGCCAGCCCGAGGTAGCGGCGACCAGCAGCGACACCACTGCCAGCGCTCCGGTCCCGACAGAGAAACCCGCCCAGCCGATTCGCCTCGATATCGACAGCCTGACCGTGAATAACGCCCGGGTGGAGTACACCGACGAGCGCACCGGCAAGCAATTCACCGCCGAGAGCATCCAGCTGAGCACCGGGCCCGTGCACGATGCGACCAATATCGACGTCAAGTTGACCGCGTTCCTCGCCAGTAACCAACCCGCACTGCGGGTGCGCACCGAGCTCAATGGCGAACTGCGCTTCGAACGCGCGCTGCAGCGCTACAAGTTCGAAGACATGAAACTGTCAGGCGAACTGACCGGAGAACCGCTGCAAGGCAAGGCCGTAACCTTTGCCGCCCAAGGGCAGGTATTCATCGATAAAGCGGCGAACGTCGCCGAATGGACGGGCATCAAGCTGTCCGTCAATCAATTGCGCGCCCTCGGTGAACTGAAGGCCAATGACCTCGACAAAACCCCGCAAATCAGCGGCGCCCTGTCGATCGCCCAGTTCGACCTGGCCAAGTTTGTCGACAGCATCGGCCAGAAACTCCCGGCCATGGCCGAGGGCAGCCTGAGCAAAGTCGAACTGGTCAGCCGCCTGGCCGCGACCCCCACCAGCCTGTCGCTGGACAACATCAACCTGAAACTCGACGACAGCACCTTCAGTGGCCGCATCGCCGTCGAGGACTTCGCCAAACAAGCGCTGCGCGTGCAGCTCAAGGCCGACACCTTCAACGCTGATCGCTACCTGCCGCCCAAGTCCGCCGATGCCAACAGTGCAGCGGTGGCCCGCCAGGCGGAAGTCAGCAGCACCGAAGCCGATGCCCTGGCCGGCGCCGGCAGCACGCCCCTGCCGAACGCCCCGACCAAAGGTGCGTGGAGTAACGACAAGCTGATCCCGGCCGAGCGCCTGAGCAAGCTCGACCTCGACGCCGACCTGACCTTCGGCCAACTGACCCTCAGCCAACTGCCAATCCACAACGCAGCCCTCAAGGCCACCGGCCAGGGCGGCTTGCTGACCCTGCAAAACCTCAGTGGCGAGCTGTACAACGGCACCTTCAACGCCAAGGGCACCCTCGATGTGCGCCAGCCGGTGCCGGCCTTGAGCATGCAGACGGCGATCAACCGGGTGCCTGCGGAAAAAATTCTCGAGAGCCAAGGCAAAAACCCACCGGTCAAGGGCCTGATCACGCTCAACAGCCAGCTCACCGCCAACGGCAACAGCCAGAAAACTCTGATCGACAGCCTCAACGGCAACGCCAGCTTCGTCATCAACAATGGCGTGCTGCTCAACGCCAACCTCGAACAGCAGTTGTGCAAAGGCATCGCCACCCTCAACCGCAAGACCCTCAGCGGCGAGCCACGGGGCAAGGACACGCCGTTCCAGGAACTCAAGGGCAACCTGACCTTGCGTAATGGCGTCGCCAGCAATCCAGACCTGAAAGTGCGTATCCCGGGGATGACCGTCAACGGCAACGGCGACGTCGACCTGCGCGTGCTGGGCATGGATTACCGCGTCGGCATCATTGTCGAAGGCGACCAGCGCGACATGCCGGACCCGGCCTGCCAGGTTGGCGAGAAATTCGTCGGTATCGAGTGGCCGCTGCGCTGCCGCGGCCCACTGGAGCTCGGCGCCAAGGCCTGCCGCCTGGACAACGAGCGCCTCGGCCAGGTCGCCAGCAAACTGGCCGGCGACAAGCTCAGTGAGAAAATCGATGAAAAACTCGGCGACAAAGTCAGCCCGGAACTGAAGAACGCGCTCAAGGGGCTGTTCAAACGATGA
- a CDS encoding OFA family MFS transporter codes for MSTSTEAGIIAPPPTFLSKERIIAKPGFNRWLVPPAALAIHLCIGMAYGFSVFWLPLSKALGVTAPVACAPDMSFIAQVFSSQCDWPISMLGWIYTLFFIFLGCSAAIWGGWLEHAGPRKAGVVSALCWCGGLLVSALGIYTHQIWLMWLGSGVIGGIGLGLGYISPVSTLIKWFPDKRGMATGMAIMGFGGGAMVGAPLAAALMGHFASPGGVGVWQSFLVMAAIYFVFMIGGALSYRVPPTGWKPEGWTPPAKKVANAMITHRHVHVNVAWKTPQFRLVWLVLCLNVSAGIGILGMASPLLQEVFGGKLLGNDLAFGQLDAGQLASIAAIAAGFTGLLSLFNIGGRFFWASFSDYLGRKNTYFVFFALGFALYALIPNLGHLGNVSLFVAAFCIILSMYGGGFATVPAYLADLFGTQMVGAIHGRLLTAWAAAGVLGPVLVNYLREYQLSIGVERAAAYDITLYILAGLLVLGFLCNLLVRPVADKYFMTDPELAAEQALGHDKGADSTTVLEWKASSASVPLAVAAWLVVGIPLAWGVWVTLQKTAVLFH; via the coding sequence ATGAGCACGAGCACCGAGGCGGGCATTATTGCGCCCCCGCCGACGTTCCTGTCCAAGGAGCGCATCATCGCCAAGCCCGGTTTCAACCGCTGGCTGGTGCCACCGGCCGCACTGGCCATTCACTTGTGCATCGGCATGGCCTATGGCTTTTCGGTGTTTTGGCTACCGCTGTCCAAGGCCCTGGGTGTGACCGCGCCCGTGGCGTGCGCGCCGGACATGAGCTTTATCGCCCAGGTGTTCTCGTCCCAGTGTGACTGGCCGATCTCGATGCTCGGCTGGATCTACACCCTGTTTTTCATCTTCCTCGGTTGCTCGGCGGCTATCTGGGGCGGCTGGCTGGAACATGCCGGGCCGCGCAAGGCCGGTGTGGTGTCGGCACTGTGCTGGTGTGGTGGCCTGTTGGTTTCCGCGCTGGGTATCTATACCCACCAGATCTGGCTGATGTGGCTCGGTTCCGGGGTGATCGGTGGGATCGGCCTGGGCCTGGGCTACATCTCCCCGGTGTCGACCCTGATCAAGTGGTTCCCGGACAAGCGCGGCATGGCCACCGGCATGGCGATCATGGGATTTGGTGGCGGGGCCATGGTTGGTGCGCCGCTGGCAGCCGCGTTGATGGGGCATTTCGCCTCGCCAGGCGGAGTCGGCGTCTGGCAGAGCTTCCTGGTGATGGCGGCGATTTACTTCGTGTTCATGATCGGCGGGGCGCTGTCGTACCGCGTGCCGCCGACCGGCTGGAAGCCTGAGGGCTGGACCCCGCCGGCGAAAAAAGTCGCCAACGCGATGATTACCCATCGTCACGTACACGTGAATGTGGCGTGGAAAACCCCGCAGTTCCGCCTGGTATGGCTGGTGTTGTGCCTCAATGTATCGGCCGGGATCGGCATTCTCGGCATGGCCTCGCCGCTGCTGCAGGAAGTGTTTGGCGGCAAGTTGCTGGGTAACGATTTGGCATTCGGTCAACTGGACGCCGGGCAACTGGCCTCGATCGCGGCCATCGCCGCCGGTTTTACCGGGTTGCTGAGTCTGTTCAACATTGGCGGGCGGTTCTTCTGGGCGTCGTTCTCCGACTACCTGGGGCGCAAAAACACCTACTTTGTGTTCTTCGCCCTGGGCTTTGCCCTGTATGCGCTGATCCCGAACCTCGGGCATCTGGGCAACGTCTCGCTGTTCGTCGCCGCGTTCTGCATCATCCTGTCGATGTACGGCGGTGGTTTCGCCACGGTGCCGGCGTACCTGGCCGACCTGTTCGGCACCCAGATGGTCGGGGCGATCCACGGTCGCCTGCTGACGGCCTGGGCGGCGGCGGGCGTGCTGGGCCCGGTGCTGGTGAACTACCTGCGCGAGTATCAGCTGAGCATCGGCGTCGAGCGTGCAGCGGCCTATGACATCACCTTGTACATTCTCGCCGGCTTGCTGGTGCTGGGGTTCCTCTGCAACCTGCTGGTGCGTCCAGTGGCAGACAAGTACTTCATGACCGACCCCGAGCTCGCAGCAGAACAGGCCCTGGGGCACGACAAAGGCGCCGACAGCACTACGGTGCTGGAGTGGAAGGCGTCGTCGGCCAGCGTGCCGTTGGCCGTGGCGGCCTGGCTGGTGGTGGGGATTCCGCTGGCGTGGGGCGTGTGGGTGACCCTGCAGAAGACGGCAGTGCTGTTTCACTAG